From the genome of Ictalurus furcatus strain D&B chromosome 4, Billie_1.0, whole genome shotgun sequence, one region includes:
- the got2a gene encoding aspartate aminotransferase, mitochondrial isoform X2 has translation MGPPDPILGVTEAFKRDTNPKKMNLGVGAYRDDQGKPYVLNCVRKAEAQIAAKKLDKEYLAIGGLADFNKACAQLALGTDSEVLKSGRSITVQTISGTGSLRVGANFLSRFHTAVRDVYLPKPSWGNHTPIFRDAGMQLKAYTYYDPKTCGFDFKGAINDISKIPEKSVIVLHACAHNPTGVDPRPEQWKEMADVIKKRNLLVFFDMAYQGFASGDTDRDAWAVRHFIEQGHNIVLSQSFAKNMGLYGERVGGFTVVCKDAEEAKRVESQLKILIRPIYSNPPMNGARIAATILNTPELYNEWLVEVKGMADRIIKMREMLVLNLKKEGSTYNWQHVIDQIGMFCFTGLKPEQVDRLINEYSVYMTKDGRISVAGVTSGNVAYLAHAIHAVTK, from the exons ATGGGCCCACCTGACCCCATCCTTGGGGTGACTGAAGCTTTCAAGCGTGATACCAACCCCAAGAAGATGAACCTTGGTGTGGGGGCTTATCGTGACGACCAGGGAAAACCCTACGTTCTTAACTGCGTCCGCAAG GCTGAGGCTCAGATTGCTGCTAAGAAGCTGGACAAAGAGTACTTGGCCATCGGAGGCCTGGCAGATTTTAACAAGGCCTGTGCTCAACTGGCTCTAGGAACTGACAGTGAAGTCCTGAAGAGTGGCAGA aGTATTACAGTCCAGACCATTTCAGGAACCGGATCTCTGCGTGTTGGGGCCAATTTCCTG TCGCGGTTCCACACTGCAGTGCGTGATGTGTACCTGCCGAAGCCCTCATGGGGCAACCACACACCCATCTTCAGGGATGCAGGCATGCAGCTGAAGGCTTACACCTACTACGACCCGAAGACTTGTGGCTTTGACTTCAAGGGAGCCATTAATGACATCTCG AAAATCCCAGAGAAGAGTGTGATTGTCCTGCATGCATGTGCTCACAACCCCACTGGAGTAGACCCAAGACCAGAGCAGTGGAAAGAGATGGCTGATGTGATCAAG AAAAGAAATCTGTTAGTGTTCTTTGACATGGCCTACCAGGGCTTTGCCAGTGGGGACACTGACCGGGACGCTTGGGCTGTGCGCCACTTCATTGAACAAGGCCACAACATTGTTCTCTCTCAGTCCTTTGCTAAGAACATGGGCCTGTACG GTGAGCGTGTAGGAGGTTTTACAGTTGTGTGTAAGGATGCTGAGGAGGCCAAGCGAGTGGAGTCCCAGCTGAAGATTCTCATCCGTCCTATCTACTCCAACCCCCCCATGAATGGCGCTCGCATTGCTGCAACCATCCTTAACACACCTGAACTCTACAACGAGTG GTTGGTTGAGGTTAAAGGCATGGCAGACCGCATAATTAAGATGAGGGAGATGCTTGTCTTGAACCTTAAAAAGGAGGGCTCCACTTACAACTGGCAGCACGTCATTGACCAGATCGGCATGTTCTGCTTCACTGGCCTCAAACCTGAGCAG GTGGACCGTCTAATTAATGAGTACTCTGTCTACATGACCAAGGATGGACGTATCTCTGTGGCAGGTGTGACCTCCGGAAACGTGGCTTACCTTGCACATGCCATCCATGCTGTTACCAAGTGA
- the got2a gene encoding aspartate aminotransferase, mitochondrial isoform X1, which yields MALLNSSKVFSAVGAYRPALGVLSLRASSWWSEVQMGPPDPILGVTEAFKRDTNPKKMNLGVGAYRDDQGKPYVLNCVRKAEAQIAAKKLDKEYLAIGGLADFNKACAQLALGTDSEVLKSGRSITVQTISGTGSLRVGANFLSRFHTAVRDVYLPKPSWGNHTPIFRDAGMQLKAYTYYDPKTCGFDFKGAINDISKIPEKSVIVLHACAHNPTGVDPRPEQWKEMADVIKKRNLLVFFDMAYQGFASGDTDRDAWAVRHFIEQGHNIVLSQSFAKNMGLYGERVGGFTVVCKDAEEAKRVESQLKILIRPIYSNPPMNGARIAATILNTPELYNEWLVEVKGMADRIIKMREMLVLNLKKEGSTYNWQHVIDQIGMFCFTGLKPEQVDRLINEYSVYMTKDGRISVAGVTSGNVAYLAHAIHAVTK from the exons ATGGCGCTGCTGAACTCGAGCAAGGTTTTTTCAGCTGTTGGAGCGTATAGACCCGCTCTGGGAGTGCTATCTCTTCGCGCGAG CTCATGGTGGTCTGAGGTACAGATGGGCCCACCTGACCCCATCCTTGGGGTGACTGAAGCTTTCAAGCGTGATACCAACCCCAAGAAGATGAACCTTGGTGTGGGGGCTTATCGTGACGACCAGGGAAAACCCTACGTTCTTAACTGCGTCCGCAAG GCTGAGGCTCAGATTGCTGCTAAGAAGCTGGACAAAGAGTACTTGGCCATCGGAGGCCTGGCAGATTTTAACAAGGCCTGTGCTCAACTGGCTCTAGGAACTGACAGTGAAGTCCTGAAGAGTGGCAGA aGTATTACAGTCCAGACCATTTCAGGAACCGGATCTCTGCGTGTTGGGGCCAATTTCCTG TCGCGGTTCCACACTGCAGTGCGTGATGTGTACCTGCCGAAGCCCTCATGGGGCAACCACACACCCATCTTCAGGGATGCAGGCATGCAGCTGAAGGCTTACACCTACTACGACCCGAAGACTTGTGGCTTTGACTTCAAGGGAGCCATTAATGACATCTCG AAAATCCCAGAGAAGAGTGTGATTGTCCTGCATGCATGTGCTCACAACCCCACTGGAGTAGACCCAAGACCAGAGCAGTGGAAAGAGATGGCTGATGTGATCAAG AAAAGAAATCTGTTAGTGTTCTTTGACATGGCCTACCAGGGCTTTGCCAGTGGGGACACTGACCGGGACGCTTGGGCTGTGCGCCACTTCATTGAACAAGGCCACAACATTGTTCTCTCTCAGTCCTTTGCTAAGAACATGGGCCTGTACG GTGAGCGTGTAGGAGGTTTTACAGTTGTGTGTAAGGATGCTGAGGAGGCCAAGCGAGTGGAGTCCCAGCTGAAGATTCTCATCCGTCCTATCTACTCCAACCCCCCCATGAATGGCGCTCGCATTGCTGCAACCATCCTTAACACACCTGAACTCTACAACGAGTG GTTGGTTGAGGTTAAAGGCATGGCAGACCGCATAATTAAGATGAGGGAGATGCTTGTCTTGAACCTTAAAAAGGAGGGCTCCACTTACAACTGGCAGCACGTCATTGACCAGATCGGCATGTTCTGCTTCACTGGCCTCAAACCTGAGCAG GTGGACCGTCTAATTAATGAGTACTCTGTCTACATGACCAAGGATGGACGTATCTCTGTGGCAGGTGTGACCTCCGGAAACGTGGCTTACCTTGCACATGCCATCCATGCTGTTACCAAGTGA
- the si:dkey-12e7.4 gene encoding C-factor → MSNAFKNCKTVLVTGANRGLGLQIVESLVTGGFCPGKIIATARRPDDAKELQCLSKNHPNIHIITLDVISEESMKKASVEVEEIVQEDGLNCLINNAGINVMANFETVTAEKMLENFHTNCVGPLMITKAMLPMLKWAAAKGVGMGIHRAAVINMTSLLGSVELNWGARAKDFKWYPYRTSKSALNMITRCMAVDLEADGILCMAIHPGWVRTDMGGQEAPLSTEESISSVLAVIGSLTEKDHGTFLHYTGEALPW, encoded by the exons ATGAGTAACGCGTTTAAAAACTGCAAAACTGTCCTTGTAACCGGTGCTAACCGAGGCCTCGGTTTACAAATAGTTGAAAGCTTAGTAACTGGAGGATTTTGTCCAGGAAAGATCATTGCTACTGCGCGCCGTCCGGACGATGCGAAG GAATTGCAGTGCCTGTCCAAGAATCATCCAAATATACACATCATCACACTTG ATGTTATCAGTGAGGAGAGTATGAAGAAAGCCTCTGTGGAGGTAGAAGAGATTGTTCAGGAGGATGGCCTCAACTGCCTTATCAACAATGCTGGCATCAACGTCATGGCCAACTTTGAAACAGTGACTGCTGAGAAAATGTTGGAGAACTTTCATACAAATTGTGTAGGACCCCTCATGATCACCAAG GCTATGCTTCCAATGTTAAAGTGGGCTGCTGCAAAAGGGGTGGGAATGGGCATCCACCGAGCCGCAGTCATCAACATGACTTCACTCTTGGGCTCAGTGGAGCTCAATTGGGGAGCACGTGCCAAGGACTTCAAATGGTACCCATACAGAACATCAAAG AGCGCACTAAACATGATCACTAGATGTATGGCAGTGGACCTGGAGGCTGATGGGATCCTCTGTATGGCTATTCATCCTGGCTGGGTGCGCACAGATATGGGAGGGCAGGAG GCACCGTTGAGTACAGAAGAGAGCATCAGCTCTGTCTTGGCTGTGATTGGCAGTTTGACTGAGAAGGATCATGGCACGTTTCTGCATTACACTGGTGAAGCTCTGCCCTGGTGA
- the syt19 gene encoding synaptotagmin-2: protein MLLPATLGNSWWDIRIPFSEEVKYWALGMSVLLFLIAICILIWQTHRYCTQLTASKHTVNSTLLDSQSAKNETFQSSPIPNYQLCFHHDEVGSLSSCLYSSSDLANSTDSLEDVDEEHIQGTLRFSLFYDQLQSRLVVTVLEARDLAARTFSQHVDPFINVRVLWVAVEDEEQQLTCVLQEWQTRPVKDSCNPTFGDQFSCTVTEEEMPRVTVRLEVRDFDKYSRHGILGDVRASLNGLKISSPLEMMAGLQRPKKDIVGEVLLSLKYMPTSHRLEVGVLKIRTVFRSSKVERTLYARTKIVCNQCRIRHQKTSERTRKDVTVFNEVLIFTLPESQIRECILTLSVYELCPEKRSKCLIGQLSFGKSQSVEDEHWRMMMRALRQPVAKWHFLYL from the exons ATGTTGCTACCAGCTACTTTAGGGAACTCCTGGTGGGACATTCGGATACCATTCTCAGAGGAAGTTAAATACTGGGCTTTAGGGATGTCTGTGTTACTTTTTCTCATTGCCATCTGTATTCTGATATGGCAAACTCATCGATACTGCACACAACTGACTGCTTCTAAGCATACTG TTAATAGCACACTTTTAGACAGCCAGTCtgcaaaaaatgaaacatttcaaagCTCACCGATACCCAATTACCAG CTGTGTTTCCACCATGATGAAGTGGGATCCTTAAGTAGCTGTCTGTACAGCAGCTCTGATCTGGCCAACAGTACAGACAGTCTCGAGGATGTGGATGAGGAACACATTCAGGGCACGCTGCGCTTCTCACTCTTCTATGATCAGCTGCAGTCTCGGTTGGTGGTGACTGTATTGGAGGCAAGAGACCTGGCGGCACGAACGTTCAGCCAGCATGTGGACCCCTTCATCAATGTACGAGTGCTATGGGTAGCAGTGGAGGATGAAGAGCAACAGCTGACCTGTGTACTTCAGGAGTGGCAGACACGCCCAGTCAAGGATAGCTGCAACCCTACATTTGGGGATCAGTTCTCCTGCACAGTGACTGAGGAGGAAATGCCGAGGGTCACAGTGCGGCTGGAG gTGAGAGATTTTGATAAATACTCCCGACATGGTATTCTGGGGGATGTCCGTGCATCTCTGAATGGTCTAAAAATCTCATCTCCATTGGAAATGATGGCAGGCCTACAAAGACCAAAGAAA GACATTGTTGGTGAGGTCCTTCTTTCTCTTAAATATATGCCCACATCTCATAGACTGGAAGTGGGAGTCCTGAAGATCAGGACAGTTTTCCGATCTAGTAAGGTGGAAAGAA CTTTATATGCCAGAACCAAAATTGTGTGTAACCAGTGTAGGATTAGACATCAGAAAACCTCTGAGAGGACTCGTAAGGACGTGACTGTGTTCAATGAGGTCTTGATCTTCACACTACCAGAATCTCAGATTAGGGAATGCATCCTCACTTTGTCTGTATATGAGCTCTGTCCAGAAAAGAGGTCCAAGTGCTTAATTGGACAGCTAAGCTTTGGGAAGAGTCAAAGTGTGGAGGATGAGCACTGGAGAATGATGATGCGTGCACTTCGACAGCCAGTAGCCAAATGGCATTTCCTGTACTTATAA